ATCAACTTCAGGGCGCTTCGCCCGATGCCCCCCTTTTTCCTGGCGGCTGCCGTAGGAATCTGTCTCTCGATCTTGCCGGCCACTGCCCAGGAGTCTCCTCCTCCGAGCCCAACCGTATCGGCCTCGACCGCTGAGCCGACGCAGGACGACCTGTTCGTGGAGTCGATCGACGTCAACGTGGTGAATGTCGACGTCTTCGTAACCGACAAGACCGGTGCCCGGATCAGCGGACTCACGAAAGACGACTTCGAGCTCTTCGAGGATGGAAGGCCCGTCGAAATCACCAACTTCTACGCGGTCAAGGGCGGCCGCCCGACTCGGCCGACGGTCGAGGCCGAAAAGCCATCAGAAACTGCTCCCGCCACCCCACTGCCGCTTTTGGCGACCGTCGAGGACCAACAGCTTCACCTGGTCATCTACTTCGACAACCTGTTCCTGCGCCCGTTCAATCGCAACAAGCTCATAGACCATGTCCGCCGTTTCGTGTTCGAGCGCGTCGGATCGGAAGACAGCGTCATGCTCGCTTCCTTCGAGCGCTCGCTGCACATACGGCACCCTTTTACGACCCATCACGAAGCGGTTCTGCGCGAGATGGAAAATCTCAGGGAGATGACCGCTTTCGGCGTGCAGCAGCGCACCGAGCGTCGAGACCTCTTGAACAGGATCGACAGCTCCCGGAGTGCCTCCGAGGCGATATCCCACGTCGACTTCTACGCCAAGTCTCTTCACAACGATCTGACCCAGAGCATCGAAGCCCTGCGCGAAGTGGTGAGCTCGCTGGCCGGACTTCCGGGTCGCAAGGCACTGCTCTATGTCAGCGATGGGATTCCGATGACGCCGGCCGAAGACCTCTTCCACCTTATCGACCAAACATACAAGGGCAATACCACGGCTCCGATGATCGCGACGAGATATAGAACTCGGCGACGGTTCAACGAGCTGACCGCCCACGCCAACGCCAACCGGGTCAGCTTCTACACGGTAGAGGCCGCCGGCTTGACCTCCCATGAATCGCTTTCGGCGGAATACGGACAGCGAGAGACCTCGATTATCGAGGCCGACGTGATGAGGGACGGCAACCGCGAAGAGCCCTTGGTGCAAATGGCTCACGATACGGGTGGTCTCTTCGCGCTGAACACCAACAACTTCGACGGCGCCTTCGACAAGATCGGGCAGGACTTTCGCAACTACTACTCGCTCGGATATGCGCCGGTCCACGCCGTCCCCGGGCGCTACCATGAGATCGAAGTCAAAGTGAGGCGCAAGGGCCTCGAGGTGAGACACCGCGCCGGCTACCGCGACAAGAGCCCCGAAGTCCGGATGAACGAGGGTACCTTGGCCGCTCTTCTTCACGGAATCGAGAAGAACCCACTCGGCATCCGTTTCGAGACCGGCAGGAGCCAACCGAGTGGCACCGCTCGCTACCTGGTCCCGCTACTGGTGCGGATTCCGCTGGGCCAGATCGCACTGATTCCTCAAGGTGACACCCACCGGGGCGCCGTGCGCGTTTCGGTAGCCGTGATGAACGAAGACCGGACCATGTCCCCGGTTTCGCAGACACCCGTGCCGATCAATATTCCGAACACCGACGTCGAGACGGCCCGAGGACAAGAGTTCGTCTACGAAGCCGAGATCCTGATGCACCCAGGTTCTCATATCGTAGCGATCGGCGTGCGTGACGACCTGTCCGACGACACCTCGTTCGTGCGCCAACTGGTGCGCGCGGGGTCTTGATGTCGAGACTGCGAAGCCTCGCGGCGGCGGCCCTGGC
The DNA window shown above is from bacterium and carries:
- a CDS encoding VWA domain-containing protein, whose product is MLHPVSPIINFRALRPMPPFFLAAAVGICLSILPATAQESPPPSPTVSASTAEPTQDDLFVESIDVNVVNVDVFVTDKTGARISGLTKDDFELFEDGRPVEITNFYAVKGGRPTRPTVEAEKPSETAPATPLPLLATVEDQQLHLVIYFDNLFLRPFNRNKLIDHVRRFVFERVGSEDSVMLASFERSLHIRHPFTTHHEAVLREMENLREMTAFGVQQRTERRDLLNRIDSSRSASEAISHVDFYAKSLHNDLTQSIEALREVVSSLAGLPGRKALLYVSDGIPMTPAEDLFHLIDQTYKGNTTAPMIATRYRTRRRFNELTAHANANRVSFYTVEAAGLTSHESLSAEYGQRETSIIEADVMRDGNREEPLVQMAHDTGGLFALNTNNFDGAFDKIGQDFRNYYSLGYAPVHAVPGRYHEIEVKVRRKGLEVRHRAGYRDKSPEVRMNEGTLAALLHGIEKNPLGIRFETGRSQPSGTARYLVPLLVRIPLGQIALIPQGDTHRGAVRVSVAVMNEDRTMSPVSQTPVPINIPNTDVETARGQEFVYEAEILMHPGSHIVAIGVRDDLSDDTSFVRQLVRAGS